Genomic segment of Seriola aureovittata isolate HTS-2021-v1 ecotype China chromosome 1, ASM2101889v1, whole genome shotgun sequence:
GACAGATAACAGCTCTTGACCATGCAGGATTATTCGTATTATTATGTTGTTCACTTCTGAAAGTAAAAGTTTCCACTCCTgaagaaataaactgtaaatttcTCTATAATCTCTATTTTAAAAAAGtctgtttattttcaactttAGGACAAAAAGACCACACGTACAAGCAGACAGTTTGTATGAAGAATTAGGACACAGGCATTGTATTGATCTCAGTGGGATTAGGATATCCTGATATTGATTGGTAGACCTATGTTAAGGTACTGACGCAGCCCAGCGGCTTGAATTGACCTTGCTCCACAAAAACCTGTCCACCGTGAGCATGTTTTTACTGCAAAGATCCTATGCCTGAAATGTCATATGGGAGTAGAGGGAGGGGGTAttgattgtgtgttttcacacttgTCCAATTTCAACACAGTCTGTTTGGCAAGCTTCTGTTGCCATAACGACTCCGCTGCGGGTTGCCTTCCTTAGTCATCAGCCTGTGAGCAGCCCATTGTCTGTGGGAGCCTTCCTCAGTCATAGCACATAAGGACAACAAACAACCACTATGTACACTGTAGTGGAAGACATTCAGTGGGAAATGGTGCAAATACACGCATGACAAATCTTTCATTGATACTTGGATAAGGTTCCATAACTTCATAATTTAATCCAAGTGTTAAAATACGCAAGTGTAGATTCAAACATTTGATCACCAGCTGACAAATATAACTTTGTTGAGAATGCGGACGACCCCTCAGTAATTAAATGGATTTATATTAAGCTATATGCAGTGAGAGGTTTAACAGTGCACCTACTGCTCACTAAATCCTGGAATTTCCCATCTTCTGCTTTTTGATTTAATGCCTGTGCAAGAGACGACATCATGGCAAGATATCGTAACGCCAAAACTGAACGTTTCCGactaagctgtgtgtgtgtgtgtgtgtgtgtgtgtgtgtgtgtgtgtgtgtgtgtgtgtgtgtgtgtgtgtgtgtgttgtgtgtgtgtgtgtgtgtgtgtgtgtgtgtgtgtgtgtgtgttcggtgcGTGCGGTCATTAGTCAATGTAGCCATTCAATTCAAATTTGTTGTAAGATTACAGTTAAGTATAGTGTTGCCAAAGCAGGTTGTACAAGGTTTACAATATAGCGTATTcataatataatgtaaacaaacatacataatTATATGCTGCACAATATGAAATATTGCTGTATAACAAATATAGTGTTGGAAAGTGACCATACAATATTATATActacatacaaatatatttttatcaccTACAGTTTactgtaataaaagaaaaactaagcGTATATTTATTCTTAAAGCCTTTCTAGGAAAACAATCTACAGTATCTTGAATCTTAAACTCACTCACTATAAAAGCTCTTGTGTGggacttttgttttgctttgctcCACTCATGTTATTAACAGCAGGAGGATCTCAATCTGGATCATGGAATTTCTATCACATACATTAAATCTTACAATTAAATTGAGTCCAATTTATCCAATACTCaactattcttttcttttatcctttAGCATTCTCATCTTTTAGTTTTATATGTTAGTTTCAAAGTCTTTTTTCATTCTGTAGCACTTTGGCTGTTGTTGGCCCATGTACACTAGATGGCCATGCAAAAAAAGAGCGCTGCTCTCATTGGACCaccctgtaaaataaagtttaaatcaACAAATACATTGTAGTGGTGAGTGTTTAACATGCTTATGTAAGTTTATATGCTGAACCTTCACCTGGAAGGGTACAAGTTTGCATAACACATGACTGATTTAGTAAgtcttatattttatatttaacattgaTATTTAGTGTACAAACTTGGCGCTCACCTCATGGTCATTAGGTAAGTTGGCTGAATCATAAAATCcgcaataaaataaaaacactaattaaATCACCACTAACAGTGCAACTGATCATTTTCAGAAACCACTTAGTTTTGCTGCTGTTCAGGAAAATAAattttgattgattattgatttaaaaGATGAATTGCACATGATTAAATCCCCCCTCCATTGCAcctgtgttttacatgtttactAAATCCAAAAGGTGACCATTCAAGCATCACAAATGaccaccccccacaccccaccccccaccccataaCAGAGCATACTCCTGTCTGCTCCCCATCccgcaacaacaacaacctggaGGAGAGAGCGCGCAACTACATCACTGcccctgcctcctcctcacagCGTTGGTCGCCATCcatcccctctcctcctgtACCATAACAGATGGTGGGAACAACATTGCATCCACCGGGTACCACAATAGACCGCAGCATCCAGTCCAGACAACGCTGGCCTTGCACCATCATGCTCCTAGTGCAGGACTGCGTGAGGCTGTGAGTGCCGTCGTGATTTATTTCACGCggtaccaccaccaccaccaccaccacggcCACGGAGGAACCTTCTTGCGACTGTTTGGGCTCTCCATCGAGTGGGGAAGATGGCCGCTATGAAAATATTAACCAGCACAGGGCTTTTCTTGGCGTTCTGTGCGCTGGGGCTGCTCGCCATGGCGATTTGCACCGATTATTGGTACGAGACCGACGCGAGGAGACATCGAGAGAGGTGTAAAAACTATGCCAACAAGCGAAACGACCCGGGGTACATCTACATTTCAAACCACAACCTCCCCCTCCAGATGCCTCCAAAGAGCCTGGAGAGGAAAGGTAACGGGCCAGATGCTGGAGCTCTCATCAGGGGGAAGCGGCACTTCCTGGCCGCAGCGTCTGCCATGGAGTCTCATTGCAGCCGGCAGTTTAACTCCACCATCTCCGGACTCTGGAGGAAGTGTCACCGGGAAGGATTCGACCTGGAGACCGAGGACCTTATTCACAAAGGTAAACACGAGCTGTCTGAAGCCTGCACCAGGCCGTGATGCTCGGCGGTGAGCTCACACccagcctgacacacacacaggatcatCCAGAGGCCCACGTCCTCCCCTCATAATAatgcgtgtctgtgttttacattttagggTAATAAAACTaaagtggggtttttttttgtttttttttaagcttgaatctttttttttctttatttgtgaaaTTCGTTGTCCATGGTGCTGAGTGATCTCCTCCTGCTGAGTCCCTCTCCCTGATATAATGGCCGGTCTATTTTTGCTCCTTCTGTTTTCTGAACCCGTTTTGCATCTGTAGGAAATTTAAACAACATCTTGTGAAGGTTAATGTGGCACAGGGGGATTTTATAGAGCAGAAGAAGCTGAATCACTCAGGGACAACACAACATACAGCCCTGAATAAGACGCTCAACTCTCAGGCCTCACTCATTGATGCTATACCTGGTCCAGAACAAGGTCCTAAAACAGCAGATACACAGAGAGGGGAATCTCACTCTGTAGAAAACATGGTTGTCGCAAATTGTTGTTGTGATCACAGCTGCCAGAGTTCATGTAGATGAACCTTCATTCATCAGTATAACCTAAAAAGAGTTATTGTTATAATTGTTTTCTATTCCAAGCATTAACTGTCAGCTACAccttgctgtttttaaaaatccgTTTCTGTCTGCGCCTGCAGCCCCTGATCTActgtaaaataatgattaatgCCACTTTTTTGTTAAGTTTAACCACCGAAATCTTTAAATCTGCCAAGTTAATAACACAAGACTTAATTCTCTGGAATAAAACCATCCACAGTAGCCTATGACACTCTCAGTTCTGCTTTTCAAAAACCAGGATGTAGCGACAGCACTGAACAATAGATGTGTATAAAGTATAGTTACAGTAATTTTTTTGTTGAGCTGACTGTACCTCTCAGTCATACGGGGGTAGACTTTATGACACTAGCACACTACCTCTCAGAAAGGTGTTAACTACAAGTTTGTACCGGACGACATGCTCTCTAAAAAATACACCTGACTGTCTTTCACGTTGTGTCAGcagaaacatactgtatatattacaaGCTTCACAAAGGGAATTTTGTTTTGCAGTACATGTGTGCATGACATTATGTCCACACCTTGTACTGCTCAACTTTGATCGTGGTCAAATTACTAAAATGAATTGAACTGCTATTAAAAGTGCTTGCTGCTACTAACTCATGCACCTCTGGGTCATTCACCATGCTGAGAGCAAAGCAGCAGGAATGAAGGTGCAGATTACGATTTGCCTCAGTTGCAAGTATGATAATGAAATCCATTCACAGTACTATTAGTTTGAGTTGCCCCAGAACCTAAACACTGTTTGTTATCTACTTTGCCTTGTCAGATTCTTAAAACTCCATTTATTCCTTTTGATAATTATGTTTAGTGTAAATATTAGTTTTTATATCTGAGCAACTTGATATCACATATTAATGCTGTTTTCACAGATTATTTATAAAGGCCACTAGTTTGCCAGAGTCGGTTTTATAAACAGACCAGTAACTGTTTAAAACAGattaatgataatgttaaaATGGAAGTGAAAGAAAGCACAAAAATTGCCAGCTTTACTCTTGTCACTGCCATGTTCACTACACTGAAGACGCATTTGCACAAGTATGAAATGGTACACATGTCAAAGTGATATGCCATTCAAATCACACAAATAATTTAACATCATAATAGCTCTGACCAAGCTTGTTTTCAGAGCTATGGCAGCTGCTGACTAAATGTCAGTATGTTCACCTGTTTGGAACCAAGTGTAAACACAGAGTGAGATCAGATGTTTTAAACTTTCCTTATTGTAACTCTGTCTGTCATTACACCTGTAGGCAAACAACAGATACACAGCTCTCAAGTGATGCAATTTACAAAACTGTGTTCAAAATCAGACAGAATGAAAgataaatgcaaatgcaaaatgaTGCAAAATTTTTAAGAAGTGAGTGTGTCTCATCAGGGAACATAATCTGTTGAAAGTTATTTTCTCAAGTGCTGCAAATTGTGAACTTTGATGGTGCACGGGCGTAAAGGTGTCTGATGTCTGTCTAATCATGATTACAGCCTCGATGATCACAGCGTTGTGACAGTAGTGATATCAGGAAAAGAGCAGCGTCTGTGTTGAACAAATTCTGCCGTTGTGGACAGATATAGCATCAAGTGTTGATTTCCGTTTGTCCGTAGCTGATACgttttggaaaatgtgttgAGTTGTCcattaatcgattagtcaacTGAAAGTTTCGTTAATCATTTCAATCTTCTATCAAGCTtcaatgccaaacatttgctggttccagcttctcagatgaaAAGTGAATTGGAAATGAATTCTTTGTCTCATATGATAAAGgggaatatctttgggtttttgaagACCTTTACATTTTGCCAGGTAGCCACCATTTTGAAAGTTAAAGTTTCCTTAACATGATATGTAAATTTGTAACTGCGTGTAAAGCAGGTGCGTATGTGAAGCTGAAGTCCTCATATGAATGCTGGTGCTTTTTAGATCATTAGATTAGAAATGACAGAGGTTGAGGCTTTGACACAGCCGTGTGACAatacaaaaggaaaaactttCCCCGTGGCTCTGGTGATTTATACCAAGTACTGTACACTAGTTTATAGAAATCACAGTTTTTCCccaaattatgaaaaataactACAAATATCACCAGGGATTTTCCTGCTAGGGCATTGatataaataattattaaatctaaatgtaGCTAATTTGGAATACAGTTTACTGCACTGATCTTCAAGTAAATATGAAGACATTCAATTTAAATGAGAACAATTAAGGTTCTGTATGTGGCCTTTGGCGGAATAATCCATATTCCATATTGTTTCCTAATCCGTCCTTAATAACAGTGAAGGAGTGGTTGGGAACATGAGGTTAATAAGGCCAAGTCAGTTTGTTAAAACTCAGTaaggtttttaaataaatatgaagcttttcTACCATTAATATATTGTTTCATAATCTCAAAGGCAGGCAAAGGTTCACAGTGACATTTATACTTAACTTTCCTGTTACCGCTCTCCACTTGTATTAAGGATGTTTGTGCTCCAGTTATAATTGTCTCTATCATTGTTCTTTACCAGGAATAATTCAAAGATGTACTCCAGTCAAGTATCACTACTCTTCGTCCATCCTACCACGAAATTTACCCATCAACATCACAAAGACCATACGACAGGATGAGTGGCATGCACTCCGTAAGTATGAAAGTGTTTGTCCGTCGtttgtttattcacatttatttttctgctttctccGTCTAATGTATTCAATTAACAGACTGTTTGAGACATTAAAAAAACGGGAAAATATCGGAAAAGGTCGAGAAAATTAATGGCTTAATGGTTACATTTTAAGCCTCCGCCATCCTCTATACAAGCTTCCTTTGCATTTAGCCGTTTAGTCGAGTAAATGTGAAATCTGGTGAGCCAAGAGGAAGGATTTTGGGTCCcatcttattttctttgtaCGTGTTTCTCATAGGTCACTTTATTCACCAACATAGCCCTACCATAGTCATTCTGAGATATGTTTAGATTTCCCTGTGTTGTCATCATTCACATCAATCCTCTGTAAGTCAGTCAAACAAAAGCCAGTCAAACAAATTGTTTGAAAGATTTTACTCATCACTTTTAAGGCACAGCTTCCCCTCACTCCTGAATTTATCACTGATGTAGACTCTTCCATGTCTAGACCCATGACCAGAGGTTATCAGGTCATCACTATTAGGGAGCCATTGGCTTTGAAATGGCTTATCTGAGGACATTAGGTCAGACAAATCTCTCCTGAAAAGGAGGCTTGTATTACTTACTCGATATCCTTGTTCAAAGAGATAGCGTAAGAGTGCTGTTCGACCTTGGATTGCATCAGTAGTGATTTTCAATATGATATACAGGTGCTTTTATCTTAATGCTTCCAGGTGTGTTCTGTGCAGGTGTGTCTGTGATTTACTTCagttttaaattcagtgttgtGACTCTGCTGCAATGTGTTCTGCTTTACACATGAAACAATATCTATACAATATTCTTATTCTTATCATCATGCTGTTCCTGCTGCTATTATCATCATCCAATTATATCCGTCATTATAGCTTAGCAAgagtaaagttttattttatgggtTCTTAATTTAAGAATTATTTCCTACTGTATTTCTATGAATTTTCCTGGAAAGAACTGCAATTTGGGTTAATTGACACAAGTGCAAAGCAGGTCAGCTGAACAATTTGCCTACAGGCAAACATACAGTTCTATATAAATGTACAATTTTgtttccaataataaatgaataatgaacgAATATTTATTTGGGTTCAATTAGAGCTTTTCTTGCAAAGACATTCCTATTTTTGccatcattaaaatcaaatacatAGTACATTCTGTAAAACTTCCTGGGAGATCATTAGAAATTAACAAATGCATGAAATTAAATGCTAACCTTATTGGCTTTCAGTCAATTCGCTGACATAATtgatcatagtatagcatagctAGAATAAGCATAATACGAGTGTCTCTTAAAGCTAACATCAGGTCCTTGGTTCGGCTGTTGTGTCACATCTTGTATACTGATAAAGtaataatatattcattttcaaGTTACCTGCACagtcaaaaacattttagtgtGGTAAAGTGCTAGTAGAGTGATAGTGTGACACTAGCTGCTCAAACATCAGCGCTGTAGTTTGTAGATTCCagctttaatttcagtttgtttgtgcatACTGGTGAGTAATCACCAGTTTCATTGTTCAGCAGCTGTAAGTCACAGTTCTCCTGGTGACGTTTTCATCTCTGCTTGCAGATCTAAGAAGAATGACGGCTGGCTTTGTGGGCATGGCCGTGTCCATCATTCTTTTTGGCTGGATCATTGGAGTGCTGGGATGCTGCCAGCAGCATGACCTCATGCAATATGTAGCTGGGCTACTCTTTCTCATGGGAGGTACTGTGAGAGCACATAtgctcacatccacacacaagcacacagacaaaatCCAATTTTATTCAATTTCCGTGTTTATTGGGTGACAGCTGAGATCCTCTTTGGGTTACCATGAGATAGTAGATCAATGCTGTGCAGTAACACAATCCCTGTCCTGCAGTAAGATGTAAAGAACATGTAGGAATTTAGAAATCAGACTAGAACCGTTTTAAATCACTGCTTGTCTCTTCTGCTCACACAGGAACATGCTGCATCATCTCCTTGTGCACATGTGTGGCAGGAATCAATTTTGAGTTATCCCGCTACCCCCGCTACATGTATGGCCTCCCCGAGGACATTAGCCATGGCTATGGCTGGTCTATGTTTTGTGCCTGGGGGGGTCTCGGTCTCACATTGCTGGCTGGCTTCCTCTGCACCTTGGCCCCATCCCTGAGCACACCCGCTCGCACAACGACCCACAAGCCGAGGCAGGAGAACGGAACCGTGTGACAGGACCGAGGCGCCGAGAAGCGATTGACCCACTGAACGCACAAACCCCACCCTTCCAGTCTTGATGTGCAACTCTGAAACAGTTTTTGTCTGATCACCATCTCACACCACCCTCAACATCGCAATCGCCACCCCCAACCCCCTTCAGTGTTTTAAGTGTGCCTGAGTTGTGACGGAAGGAGCAAAGGAACGACAAACTTCACACACCTAATCTCAGAATTCGCAGAGGGACCTCCAGGAACAGCAAGAGTATCACCTACGTAACATATGACTGAGGCATGGCTCTCACAGCACAAATAAGACATTCTTTTTTGGTCCAGATTTTTGACATGCTGTCTTCACGCTGATCTAAAGGTGACTGTTTTCTCTAAAGAGAATTTGTCTTAAAATGGTGCTCTCTTTAATACATAAAGCCACAAACACTcccacacagcacaacacacacacacacacacacacacacacatacacacacatacacacacaaacacacgcatacatccacacacaccagCTTTTCCACACATGCTCAATTACTCTGAATGAATCATGAGAGAAATCCTCCAAAAggaacaaacatacaaatatcaGGCATCCTGTCAGCATTCCTCTTTCAGTCGAGTGATGTGTGCTGTGTTATtgtttgtaatgaaaaaaaaaaaaaaaaaaaaacattcagacgTCAGATGACTGGCCATTGCTTATCTTTAGTGTAGCACACTTACGGATATCAAACATGAGTCCCGGGGGTAGAACGTCTGCAGCCTCTGCAGAGCATAACATGGATATACCTGTGTGGTCAGTAcgataaaacacacacaagtaaaattGCATTGGAAGGTAAATCGTTTGATGCTTCTTTAAGATTCTATATGTACAAATGCATCTCTGTGTAGATCCAGATCATTGTTTGTGTGAAGTAGATTTTGAATaagaatgtttgttttctgtttgtatagAGGTGATGATGTCTGAAAGTGTGCAGAAGGTAGAGAGTGACAGGATTGTGCTAGCAGAGTGAATCCATTATGTATTCAGCAACATGAAGGTATTTTGTGGTACgaaatgaaaagaaagggagaagcAGGAGAAAGCGTGAAGTCACAGTAACTGCTGAGCTGTGACTTAAAGCTGCTGTGCCGTTACCGCTCTGACGGACCCAGTTGTTTGCTGACAGCTGAATCATAACCTGacaagagcaaaacaaaaagccaaactGTGGGGGAAGTATTTGATAACTCCATTGTTTACCCTTAATAATGGTCAGCTGTTTCGTGTAACACTCTGAATACATGCAAGTTAAGCAattttagaagaagaaaaaaaatttccCAGTCCTCATTTACACTGAATACAGTAACACGGTGGTAGAAGTGTAAGTGTAATCATTTCCTGACTAAAAATCGACTGatacaacaaaacaatggaacataatttgttgttttgttttgtttacatgtggGTTAGATAGCACAATCAGTAACGTCTATTAAGGCAAGTTTCATGACGTTTGTTTGCAAACCAGCGTGCAATACAGTTTACACATGACGTATGTATCATGACAACCAAACAAATTACATGGACACAATAATGTTCCAGTAGAGTGAATCATCAGCCGCCACTAAAAGCAAGATATTTCAGTCCTTTGTACTTTTATGATCCAGTAGTTTGATTGAGAATgcattagaaaagcacaaataGTAATCCAGAAAAACTCACTGTCCCTCAGCACGAAGCACAGTATGTACAGGCTAtactttgaaaacaaaaccaaaaggtCAAAATGAAGTAATACATCCATTGCAGTTTGATTGATCTTTGGAACACAACTTGTATCATCTCTTGatcagtaaaaacattttattttattgtgtactaacgtaaaaaaaagaaaataagaaaaaagtaCACTATATATTGTGCAGTTTGTGATAGGAACGTGGGAAGTTAGGAATTCAATTGTTGGATTACAAATTCATCCAAATCTTGTATCGAAGAAAAGCACAAATAGTGATTTAGAAAGGCTTAAGACTGCAGAGACGTACGTTAAGAGCTGTAACCCAAATACACTGTATactcattttgtgtttcagttgtgaTGCGATGATTTTcgaaaaaataatataaaaacataataattagtgaaaataaagtaatatGGGAAACGCCATATGCCATTTCATATTAACAGTTGGACTAATGTGTGGTACACAACCTCCAATTCTGTCATTACTACAAATCAGTAAAATACACCGGTTTTGTGCACTAATGTGTCCtcatgagatgaaatgagatgaaGCTTTTGAAAAGCGTTGAGGGAGGGGTTTTAGTTTGTTCATTGTAAATGGAAAAGCAATTCCCCTGATGACATTTTAAGATAACTAACAGCAGACAATTTTCTGTTAtgcaaatattcttttttttccccctctcccaTAAATGCTGATTGCTGGACTCGAGTCATGGGATAATCTATCAGCTATGTCAATGAACtttcttagaaaaaaaaaaaggtgttatAATGTGTGTTGACAACACTGTATGTGATGTTCAGTCCTTTCACCATCACCATTAACCTCCTCATGAGGCCACCACTTTCCTCAAGTCAAGGAAATTTAACTGAGGCATGATTGAAAACTGTATCTTCAGTGTCTTGTTGAATCTTTGCACTTTGCTGGGTCTCATAAAAGTCTGTGAACCTGAAGTCTGAGCAGGTGGAGTTATACATTATATGTTTGCAAGGCCACATACAGCAGCAAAAGATGATCAGAGCATGTAATAAGCACCCTGTTGTGTCTTTTACAAAGAGTTTGGGTTTATaccatgttgtgtgtttagGGTCAGTCGGTCCAGgctcttattgtgaaaatatttaTGCCAGAAACAAGGACATgccataaatataaaaatatttatatgtatggTCATTACACTGACAACTggctcagtgtgttttctgacaTGCTATGACTCACAGAATGCAatgctgtttgatgttttggttttataaaGTCTTAAGTTCACACCCAAACTGATACACAGTAATTTAAGTATTACTGTAAGCAGTAAACTGTAATGTATAAGTACATGGTGCAAGTATAATGTGTTAGCACAACTGCACACAAATCTTACaagttattttccttttccGGACTTTTCCAGTACTGACGTGCCACCACTGCACAAAACGTGTTACAAGCAAAAAACCGAAAGCACATATTTATGCCCCCCATATCCCAGATAGTGAATTTTaaagtacacaaacacataacaacTTCTGCGATTTCAAACTAAGCTTTCATCATTGATTGGATTGAGATTCAATACAGAagaacagcagcacacagtAGCAAGatttacaaaacattaaaaataatgtaCTTTAGAGAACGAATGAGGTCAGCACAGTGTAACAGCGTATTTGAAATTGTTGTAAAATCCCTCTCAAGTGGCAACTTCCTGTGTTTCATGAGGAACTTAGAAATGTATTCTGTGCAATGAGAGATGCCCTGTGAAAACGCCACCATTTAGAGTGGCGCTTGTTTCAGTAGCACAGCTATTATTTTCTACAAGTCATTTATACTGTTTCAATCCACTGCAGATGTTATGTGGGGATTAAAAAGACATTACAGTCTTGCATGAGCTCATTACAGCTAGTTTCTTTCAATATATTAAAAACTTGTGtccatttttaattaatttattttactgaaataaaatatgtaattacTAATGCGTTGTGACgttcagtgtttacatttgTATCCTAATTCTGCAGGTTTGCTCTCCAAAGTTGCACACTTGTCTGTGAATCaataagaatgaatgaatgaatgaatgaatgaatgaataagaaATGTATGTCATCAAGAGGTAAAACATGATCATTACAGCACTGTCCTTCAAACAAGCATGGAGGGGAGGCCTGGCCTTTTGTCACTTAGGACATGGTGCCATCTAGAGGGAGGActtgatgttttgtgcctttgCCTTTTTAAGGCTGAGGCGATAAACTCACTGCTacaggtatatatatatatatatatatatatatatatatatactaaatCCATTGTGTATTACagaatattaaatgaataacGAATCATGACACATATCAACAAAATGTTATAAGCTGTAATTTTatctttcaaacattttattttaaacagaaaccaaaacagatTTTATCCAGTAAAATACGGAAAAATAATTCCATACATTAAAAGTCACTACGCATGGATTTAACACTACAAACTGCTGCTGGAACTAAGGAATCCAAACTATCAAAAATACAACACCAAAAAGctcaaaaatacaaattcaaaCTACAGTATCACGATACATAAACTCGGAGCTGTATGTTTACTAACTACTCTACAATAACACGAGTCACAGTCTgttataatttataattcagatttgttttattcaataactgtccaaaacccaaagatatttagtcTGTGATcatgtgtgacaaagaaaagcagcaatccTCACACTAAGGAAGCTGGTTTGGCATTTTCTCTTGAGACAATTCATTGATTATCAATTTTCTGCTAATTGACAAATCTTTGTATACATACAGTCATGTAGCTTCACTGACCTACTGTTACAGTAGGTTGAATAATTCATACAGATAATGATCAGGTAAGAACTAGTCGTATCTACAACTTCAATAGAAAAAGTTGGATTTCTCTTTAAATTTGAGACAATACGGATTTGAATTATATGTTAAATCACTGACCTTTTACAGTTTGGTCTTATTAAACAAGAGGAGCCAGAAGCAAAAGTTTGAGTCTACTTCTTGCCACGGTAATGGGCGCCCACCACCATGTAGCTGTCAGGTGAGATGTTCAAACTGGGTGGCTTAGCTTTGTACCTACAGACCCTGACCTCAGACCTGCCGGCCGGTCCTCCTCTGCACGGGTCGTGTTTGTGCAGGTAACTTATAAAGGTCTCCCAGCCTCCGCCTACACGCACCATCACATGACGCTCATTCAGCATCTGCAGAGGTGACACAAGACAAGACGGGGATTGATAGGAAATAAAGTGTGCATATATTTTCTGGCTGGGTTATTGCAAGGATGTTTATGAATTCTCAATTACA
This window contains:
- the tmem276b gene encoding transmembrane protein 178B; the encoded protein is MAAMKILTSTGLFLAFCALGLLAMAICTDYWYETDARRHRERCKNYANKRNDPGYIYISNHNLPLQMPPKSLERKGNGPDAGALIRGKRHFLAAASAMESHCSRQFNSTISGLWRKCHREGFDLETEDLIHKGIIQRCTPVKYHYSSSILPRNLPINITKTIRQDEWHALHLRRMTAGFVGMAVSIILFGWIIGVLGCCQQHDLMQYVAGLLFLMGGTCCIISLCTCVAGINFELSRYPRYMYGLPEDISHGYGWSMFCAWGGLGLTLLAGFLCTLAPSLSTPARTTTHKPRQENGTV